The Grimontia kaedaensis genome has a window encoding:
- a CDS encoding 4a-hydroxytetrahydrobiopterin dehydratase, translated as MKQLSELQCEACRADAPMVGGDEAASLMTTLPEWQLVDLDGINQLRRVYKFRNFKLAWAFADKVAELAEVEGHHPAILLEWGSCSVTWWTHKIKGLHKNDFICASKTDLLLEE; from the coding sequence ATGAAACAATTGTCTGAATTGCAATGTGAAGCCTGCCGCGCAGATGCTCCAATGGTGGGCGGTGATGAAGCAGCAAGTTTGATGACGACATTGCCAGAATGGCAACTTGTGGATCTAGATGGCATCAATCAATTGCGCCGTGTTTACAAGTTTCGAAACTTTAAATTGGCCTGGGCTTTTGCAGATAAAGTGGCCGAGCTTGCTGAAGTGGAAGGGCACCATCCTGCGATTCTGCTTGAGTGGGGAAGCTGTTCTGTGACTTGGTGGACGCACAAGATAAAAGGTCTGCACAAAAATGATTTTATCTGTGCATCTAAGACGGACTTGTTATTGGAAGAGTAA
- the phhA gene encoding phenylalanine 4-monooxygenase, producing the protein MKQHQYESKPLDSKGQISWTDDEHKVWTQLVARQLECIKGKACREYFDGLELLDLPKDRAPQIPYINRVLAETTGWQLEPVPALIDFDHFFALLASRRFPVATFLRTQKDFDYLKEPDFFHEIFGHCAMLTHPAFASFTQHYGKLGVNASKSDRVYLARLYWFTVEFGMIQNDDGISIYGGGILSSPSETEYAYGSVEPIRKKLDVVDVMRTPYRIDILQPIYFYLSTLDELYELEQLDLLECVNKAKTLGLHAPLYPQKIA; encoded by the coding sequence ATGAAACAACATCAATACGAATCCAAGCCGTTGGATTCTAAAGGTCAGATTAGTTGGACCGATGATGAACATAAGGTATGGACACAGCTTGTAGCCAGACAATTGGAGTGCATCAAAGGCAAGGCATGTCGCGAATATTTTGATGGACTTGAACTGCTCGATTTGCCCAAAGATCGTGCGCCACAAATCCCTTACATCAATCGTGTTCTGGCTGAAACGACTGGCTGGCAGCTTGAACCTGTGCCAGCGTTGATTGATTTTGACCACTTCTTCGCACTACTGGCATCTAGACGCTTTCCGGTTGCGACTTTTCTTCGTACCCAGAAAGATTTTGACTACCTAAAGGAGCCTGATTTTTTCCATGAGATCTTTGGCCATTGCGCCATGCTGACTCATCCTGCCTTTGCATCCTTTACCCAGCATTATGGAAAGCTGGGAGTGAACGCATCGAAGTCTGATCGCGTATATTTAGCTAGGTTGTATTGGTTTACTGTCGAGTTTGGAATGATCCAAAACGACGACGGCATATCGATTTATGGTGGTGGTATTTTGTCTTCACCTTCTGAAACCGAATACGCATATGGCAGTGTTGAGCCAATCAGGAAAAAACTGGATGTGGTTGACGTAATGAGAACGCCTTACCGCATCGACATACTGCAACCTATCTACTTTTATTTAAGTACGCTCGACGAATTATATGAACTCGAACAACTGGATTTGCTTGAATGTGTGAACAAAGCGAAAACGCTTGGATTGCATGCACCACTTTACCCTCAAAAAATCGCGTAA
- a CDS encoding EAL domain-containing protein gives MVKHLKTQSEFEECLRTDDNGDVMAVFKGLELRSVFQPIFRANGTVLGFEALVRARTLDGEPACPAKLFRKLDHDHPDFVNQISIDKLARVIHLRNFSSFAGNHSIFLNMLPSTAVVSIETFSNRNLMVRRLAELGIPRHHVVLEVVEHLHEDTLSLSVAITQSINNGFQIAVDDYGVEGSEEMRVRMIRPSLIKIDRSLVQRYVEGEVEAMLRAIALANEVNAEILVEGIENQEEYEAMRSLRINYFQGFYLGMPQRLEDFFAANPTKRGPTQKVR, from the coding sequence GTGGTAAAGCACTTAAAGACACAATCTGAATTTGAGGAATGCCTGCGCACCGACGATAACGGCGACGTTATGGCTGTCTTCAAAGGATTGGAGCTTAGGAGTGTCTTCCAACCTATCTTTCGGGCAAATGGTACCGTTCTCGGGTTTGAAGCACTGGTTCGCGCCAGAACGTTAGATGGAGAACCTGCATGCCCTGCCAAATTGTTCCGCAAACTCGATCACGATCATCCAGATTTTGTAAACCAAATCAGCATCGATAAACTTGCCCGCGTTATCCATCTTCGAAATTTTTCATCGTTTGCTGGCAATCACTCAATCTTCCTTAACATGCTGCCCTCTACCGCTGTCGTTTCGATAGAAACTTTCTCGAACCGGAACCTGATGGTCAGGCGCCTTGCAGAATTGGGTATTCCTCGTCATCACGTTGTGTTGGAAGTTGTCGAACATCTGCATGAAGACACCCTCTCGCTCTCCGTTGCCATAACACAATCTATCAACAACGGTTTCCAAATCGCGGTGGATGATTATGGTGTAGAGGGCTCAGAGGAAATGCGTGTACGAATGATTCGCCCAAGCCTGATTAAGATCGACCGTTCTTTAGTGCAACGCTATGTTGAAGGTGAAGTGGAGGCGATGCTGCGTGCTATTGCCCTGGCTAATGAAGTGAACGCAGAGATATTAGTAGAAGGCATTGAGAATCAGGAAGAATACGAAGCAATGCGCTCACTGCGCATTAATTACTTCCAGGGGTTCTACTTGGGTATGCCACAACGACTCGAAGACTTTTTCGCCGCCAACCCAACCAAGCGTGGACCCACGCAGAAAGTCCGATAA
- the ylqF gene encoding ribosome biogenesis GTPase YlqF, with protein MINNSIQWFPGHMHKARKEIEEVVPKIDVIIEVLDARIPFSSENPMIRRIRKDKPVIKVLNKRDLADPEMTALWLEHLEKEQGVKAMAITTEQISEVNKIMDLCRKLAPHREEMGKNIRTMIMGIPNVGKSTIINTLAGRVVAKTGNQPAVTRQQQRINLQNGVVLSDTPGILWPKVENPHSGFRLAATGAVKDTAMEYDEVAFYTVEYLASAYPELLKKRYNIEELPETEVELMEAIGEKRGCLRAGGRIDLHKASEILINDLRNGALGLITLEHPDMISQELVEVEEAAAQKAEEKAKHKEERRKRYLKNKR; from the coding sequence ATGATTAACAATTCCATCCAGTGGTTTCCGGGCCACATGCACAAAGCGCGCAAAGAAATCGAAGAAGTGGTACCGAAAATCGATGTAATCATTGAGGTACTGGATGCTCGCATTCCTTTCAGTAGCGAAAACCCGATGATTCGCCGCATCCGCAAAGACAAACCAGTGATCAAAGTACTGAATAAGCGAGACCTGGCTGACCCGGAAATGACTGCTCTTTGGCTGGAACACCTTGAGAAAGAACAAGGCGTTAAAGCAATGGCTATAACCACTGAGCAAATCAGCGAAGTGAACAAAATCATGGATCTTTGCCGTAAGCTTGCCCCTCACCGTGAAGAAATGGGCAAGAACATTCGTACCATGATCATGGGCATTCCCAACGTGGGTAAATCCACCATCATCAACACATTGGCTGGCCGTGTTGTTGCGAAAACCGGTAACCAACCGGCAGTAACCCGCCAACAGCAGCGCATTAACCTGCAAAACGGTGTGGTGCTCTCTGACACCCCAGGGATTCTTTGGCCTAAGGTGGAAAACCCGCACAGTGGTTTCCGCCTTGCAGCAACCGGTGCGGTAAAAGATACGGCTATGGAATATGACGAAGTGGCGTTCTACACCGTGGAGTATCTGGCAAGCGCGTACCCGGAACTGCTGAAAAAACGCTACAACATCGAGGAGCTACCAGAAACTGAAGTAGAACTGATGGAAGCGATTGGCGAGAAGCGCGGCTGTTTGCGTGCTGGCGGCCGTATCGACCTGCACAAAGCCTCAGAGATTCTGATCAACGACCTTCGCAACGGTGCTCTGGGTCTGATCACGCTGGAACACCCAGACATGATTAGCCAAGAGCTGGTTGAAGTAGAAGAAGCCGCAGCGCAGAAAGCAGAAGAAAAAGCGAAACACAAAGAAGAGCGTCGTAAACGTTACTTGAAGAATAAGCGCTAA
- a CDS encoding AAA family ATPase: MQKILIIGNSGSGKTWLSKQLSQKLQLQEVNLDSIVWEPGGYNRKRSPEVIENEIVSLRSQHGWVVEGVFGALAEQLIPSADMLLFLDLEWSVCESSLYARGSESSKQLDVEKAEKNFLELLSWASEYPVRESKSSLKFHQKLFSDFRGNKRRFTSRSQVNEFVAEKTC, from the coding sequence ATGCAGAAAATCCTCATTATTGGTAATTCGGGATCAGGTAAGACTTGGTTGTCCAAACAATTGTCCCAAAAGCTCCAGCTGCAAGAAGTTAACTTGGACTCGATTGTATGGGAGCCAGGTGGTTATAACCGGAAACGTTCTCCTGAAGTAATCGAGAATGAAATTGTTAGTTTGCGCTCTCAACATGGTTGGGTCGTTGAAGGGGTATTTGGCGCCTTAGCGGAGCAACTCATTCCCTCCGCTGATATGCTGTTGTTCTTGGATTTGGAATGGTCCGTGTGTGAGAGTTCTTTGTATGCGCGGGGTTCCGAGAGTTCGAAGCAACTTGATGTAGAAAAGGCAGAGAAGAATTTTCTTGAGTTATTGTCTTGGGCTTCTGAATATCCGGTTCGAGAGTCTAAAAGCTCTCTGAAATTTCATCAAAAATTATTCAGTGATTTCCGTGGCAACAAAAGACGTTTCACCTCACGCTCTCAAGTCAATGAATTTGTTGCGGAGAAGACATGCTAG
- a CDS encoding DUF1772 domain-containing protein has protein sequence MMVISDVSLVLSTLMCSLVAGLLFSYAIVVMPGLKGLDDKSFIKAFQVTDRIIQDNHPLFLLVWLGSAVSIIIFAVSSFGKLNGIDFFLMLLALATYILGVQMPTIIIHLPLNNKLQKVDVDNSNEEELKAVRFEFEPRWNKSNEVRTFMACSTSLILIVLSLKL, from the coding sequence ATGATGGTTATTTCGGATGTTTCATTAGTTTTATCTACATTGATGTGTTCGCTAGTCGCTGGACTCCTTTTTTCCTATGCGATAGTGGTAATGCCTGGTTTAAAGGGGCTAGATGACAAGAGTTTTATCAAGGCCTTTCAAGTCACAGATCGTATTATTCAGGATAATCACCCCCTGTTTCTTCTAGTTTGGCTCGGTTCAGCAGTTTCTATTATTATTTTTGCTGTCAGTAGTTTTGGAAAATTAAATGGTATCGATTTTTTCCTGATGTTATTGGCTTTAGCTACATATATTTTAGGTGTTCAGATGCCTACAATTATTATACATCTTCCACTGAACAATAAATTGCAGAAAGTAGACGTCGATAACTCCAACGAAGAAGAGCTTAAAGCAGTTCGCTTTGAATTTGAGCCTCGCTGGAATAAATCAAATGAGGTTAGAACCTTTATGGCATGCAGTACATCTCTCATTTTGATAGTTTTGAGCTTAAAACTATAG